In the Candidatus Zixiibacteriota bacterium genome, CGGCCGTACATCGACAGTCTGAGCTCGGACGGGCCTGATCTTCTGGCCGACGGCGGTCGCACTATCCTTCACGTCCGGTGCGGCTGTCAAGACGCTCCGGACGCTCAGGCCGGTTCTTCGGGATCACGGGGGAAGCGCTTCGGTGGGGCAAGGCTGACAAGCGTCAAGCGGCGTTGGGGACGGCGGTTCGAGAGACGCTGACGTGGCGGTCCCGATGGAGCGCCGGCGAAAGTCGTCCGGTTCCGTTCCGCGCGGGCTAGTCGTCGATCTCGAAGGTGTAGATCATCGTGAAGCGATCGACCTCCCGCGGCATGTCGGTCCACACCAGGAAGGTTGAGCGGTTTTCTTCCTCTTCGCCCGGCGCGAGCCGGAACGGGACGAAGACGCCGCAGTCGCCGAGCCCGATGAACTTTTCCATGAGCTTCGGCTCGGCGTTATGGGCGACCCTGGCCCAGATCTCCCTGTTCGAGGGATTCCTGACCCTGAGGGTGACGGTGAAAGGCTCGCCGGGCCGGAAGACGATCTCGCCGGGCACGCTCTCCACGCGGAGCGGCGACGACGGCGGCAGCTTCGTCAGCACCCGAACCCGCACGCCCGGCGACGGGTCCAGGACGATCCGCCAGCCGCCCTCTTCTTCCACCAGATCGTAGGTCTCCTCGGTTTCGACGAACGGAAGCGAGCCCGCGCGCCGCCTCCGCTCGATCATCGCGAGCAGCTCGCGTTGCTCCTTTGCCGAAAGCGCGTTCAGCCGCTCCTCGTCCCATCCGAGCAGGTCGGCAGCGAGCCGGTCGGGGTCCGGGGCCTTGACCTTGAGTTTCATCTTCGCCCGGCGTCCCGAGAAGCTTTCCTCCACGGCCGCGATCTCGATCAGATCGGCGAGCCGCGCCGCGAGAAGGGCAGTGAACCCCCCGAGCTCTCCCCGCTCCAGCGCGTAGTCCCGAACGCTTTTCGCCCGACGGTCCGCAGCGGAAAGCCAGCGGTGGGCCCCGGAGAAGTTCCGGGCGTAGGTAGCCCTCACGTAGCGCTCAACGACCCGGGCCCGCCCGGAGGGGGACCGGTTGCGGTCGGAAACGTGGAGGTAACAGGCGGGAAGGGCGAGCACCGCCGCCGCGACGAGCGCCGAAAAGAAGCTCTTGAGGCTCGGTCCCATTCGCCTCAAAGCCTAGCGGGGAAGCCGGGCGGTATCAACGCGCCGCCTTCGGGGTGAAGTGGCCGGCGCTGGCTCCTGTCCCGCCGAGGGCTACTCGCCCTCGACGACGGTCAGCTGCGCGCACGCGCTCTCGGAAGGCGGCGCGGCCCTCGGCGCCCAGGCCGGCAAGGCGGGCCTGGCGCGCGTGTTCGCGAAAGCGGGGTTTCGCGAGTTCAGAAGGGCCAGGGCGAGCCGTTCAACCTGATCCTCGAAGCGAAGGTCCAGCGCCGCGCTTCGACCGATCCGGCGCGATCTTGACGGGCGAGCTTTTCCGTTGATAAGGGTCACAACCGGGGCTCCGGCCCCGTCGGCCCGGCGCGACCGCCCGTGCCTCGCGCCTTCCAGGGAGAATTCCATGGCAGACCTGTTCCGGTTGTCGGCGAGCGAAGCTGCGGCGCGCATCCGCGAGGGGACGCTCACGTCCGAGGCGCTGGTGCGCTCCTGCCTGGAGCGCATCGACGCGCGGGAATCGCAGGTCCGCGCCTGGGCCCATCTCGACCGTGACTTCGCCCTGGCGCAGGCGCGCGAATGCGACCGGAGCGCGAGTCGGGGGCCGATCCACGGCATTCCGTTCGCCGCCAAGGACATCATGGATACGGCCGACCTGCCGACGGAATACGGCTCGCCGATCTACGAGGGCCACCGCCCCGCCGCGGACGCCGCCTGCGTGGCGCTCAGCCGCGCGGCGGGCGGCGTGCTGCTGGGTAAGACGGTGACCACCGAGTTCGCCAGCCGGTTCCCATGGGGGAAGACGACCAATCCGCACGATCCCGGGCACACGCCCGGCGGCTCCTCCAGCGGCTCCGCCGCCGCGGTGGCCGATTGCATGGTGCCGCTCGCCTTCGGCACGCAGACGGTCGGCTCGGTGATCCGGCCGGCGGCGTTCTGCGGCTGCATCGGCTACAAGCCGAGCTACGGCGAGATCAGCACGCAGGGCGTGAAGCAGAACACGGCGTCTTTCGACACCGTGGGGCTTTTTGCACGCGCCGTCGAGGACATCGCTCTGTTTCGGGCCGCGGTTACGGGATTCGCGCCGAAGCCGCTCGCCGCTCCGGCGGTGAGCGAGCTCAAGATCGGCTTTTGCCGCACCATGTTCTGGGATCGCGCGGAGGCGTACACGAAGACCCTGCTTGAAGAGGCCGCCAGCACGCTGGCGAAGGCCGGAGCGAAGGTGTCCGATTTCGAGCTGGGAGAGCCGTTCGAGCGATTCGAGATCATGGGGCGGCGCATCAACGATTACGAATTCTCCCGCGCCCTCGCGTGGGAACGGAACCGGCACTGGAACCTCTTGAGCGAGCTCCAGCGCAACAAGCTGAGCGCGTGGCTCGACATCTCCTACGAGCAGTACCGGGAGGCGGAGGCGGTGCTCGCCCGGTGCCGGGCCCGTCTCGCCGACGCGATGAAGGACGTCGACCTGCTGCTCACGCCGAGCGCTCTCGGAGAAGCCCCGGCGGGACTGACCAGCACGGGCGACACCTCGTTCAACATACTGGCGACCTGGACCTACACTCCTTGCGTCACGCTGCCCGTCTTCACCGGACCGTCCGGCCTGCCGGTCGGCATCCAGCTGATCGGTCACCGAAACCAGGATCACCGCCTGCTCGAAGGGGCGCTTGCGGTCTACCGGGTGGTCTCGAAATGAACGTGCCTCTACGGCTGTGTTGTCGAGAAGTT is a window encoding:
- a CDS encoding cytochrome c oxidase assembly protein produces the protein MGPSLKSFFSALVAAAVLALPACYLHVSDRNRSPSGRARVVERYVRATYARNFSGAHRWLSAADRRAKSVRDYALERGELGGFTALLAARLADLIEIAAVEESFSGRRAKMKLKVKAPDPDRLAADLLGWDEERLNALSAKEQRELLAMIERRRRAGSLPFVETEETYDLVEEEGGWRIVLDPSPGVRVRVLTKLPPSSPLRVESVPGEIVFRPGEPFTVTLRVRNPSNREIWARVAHNAEPKLMEKFIGLGDCGVFVPFRLAPGEEEENRSTFLVWTDMPREVDRFTMIYTFEIDD
- a CDS encoding amidase family protein → MADLFRLSASEAAARIREGTLTSEALVRSCLERIDARESQVRAWAHLDRDFALAQARECDRSASRGPIHGIPFAAKDIMDTADLPTEYGSPIYEGHRPAADAACVALSRAAGGVLLGKTVTTEFASRFPWGKTTNPHDPGHTPGGSSSGSAAAVADCMVPLAFGTQTVGSVIRPAAFCGCIGYKPSYGEISTQGVKQNTASFDTVGLFARAVEDIALFRAAVTGFAPKPLAAPAVSELKIGFCRTMFWDRAEAYTKTLLEEAASTLAKAGAKVSDFELGEPFERFEIMGRRINDYEFSRALAWERNRHWNLLSELQRNKLSAWLDISYEQYREAEAVLARCRARLADAMKDVDLLLTPSALGEAPAGLTSTGDTSFNILATWTYTPCVTLPVFTGPSGLPVGIQLIGHRNQDHRLLEGALAVYRVVSK